TGACAGTCGCAGTTGGGGTAATCGTGCGCGTGGGTGTAATCGTCCGGGTGGCCGTCACGGTGGGTGTCGTGGTGGGCGTGCTCGTGGGCGTCGGTGTGGGTGTGGGGGTCACACAGGGTTGGACAAAGGGCCCTTCCCACACGGGCACGTTGGCGTTGCCGATTTCCCGGTTTTCCAGTGTTCCATCCCCATCCACATCCACCAGTACCGCTGGTACCATCGGCTCTGGCCGGCCGCCCCGGTTGTCTAGGTTGGTGTCAAGGTAAAGATCCTGGATGTAATCCGCCGGCTGACCGTAAAGGTCCATGGCCATGGAGCGGGACAGGTCAAGCACCACCACCAGATTCGGGAAAAGAATTTGCCGGGTGATTTGGTTCATGAAGTCGTACCCTTCCTGAGCCGGAGCGGGCGGGACCGCCGACCAGGCCATTGGCGGCAAGGCCACGGTGGCGCTTAAATACGCGCTCAGGATTACGGTCAAAAAGGTCCTGCGTTTCATAAGCTCACCTCCTGCTTCCCGCAGCCTCCATCTCAGGTCCCCGGGGGGCTGTAGACGATCGACCCCGTCCCCTGCTGGTTGACGTTCTTTTGGGCCATGTTTGATGGCGAGGACTGCCCTTCAAAACTGTACTCCTCCTCCAAGATCTTCACCGCCCGCACACCCCTGCCTGAAAAAGGTGCGTTGGGGTCAGCAGAGGAGGCCACCCAGCCCACGGCTACCAAGCGGATCACCAAGTCGCCGTTTGTTGTTGGCTGCTTTGAAGGATCTGTGGGGTTATTGCGCACGAAAACCGAGAAAAAAGCCGGCAACCCTTTGGCACCGGTAAGCACCACAGGAACGTTTGACAATTCCGTACCATCAGCAGTGCGCAGGTAGGTACCCAAGTGCAGGCCGTCCCAGCTGCCTAAGTCTGTGTAGTCCGGGTGCTGGGGGGTGCTGGGCGTTTCCCGCCAGGCCTCCGGGGTGCTGCTGGCGTACTGCAAAAGCCCGTTTGCTTGATCCACGGTGTAACCAAGGAGGGTTTCTTCCCCCCGTCGCAGACCGGCCTCGGCCGCATAAAGGGCGAGCTTTTGTAAATCCTGGCGGCTGGAGATTCGGTCCTCGCTGGTCATGATCAGCGAAACGGCAATGCCCAAGGCGGTCAAGACCAGCATGACCAAAAGCACGGTAATAAGGGCGGCGCCGCGTTGCGAGTTCATAACACCTCCCTATGCCCGAGGCGTGCGGTTACGCAGCAACACAAACACGCTGTTTTGGTAGCGGTAAAAGCGATCCTGTGCTGCTCCCGGGTCGTGATTTTCGGCCACTGGTTGGCGAAACCGCGCGCTTGGTTCCTGAACCACCGGTACCTCTTGACTCGAACGAGCGGTAAGCGTGATGCGCAAACCAATGACGTTAGCGGCATGGGTTTCGGGGAGGGTCCCGGCGGGTCCGAAAGCGGGATCTTGAACCGGCACGCAGTTGGTGGCCCAAGTGCAATCTTGGGGAGGTCGGTCGTTTCGCACGGTGCCATCCCGGAAAAAGTACGCAACCTGCAGGTCCTCCACGTTGGGCACGACGGTGAAAAAGCCATCGTCTGGGTTGGTTGGGTCAAAGACCCCATTTTTCTGCTGCAAAGATCGGTTTTTTACCCGCAAAGTGACGTAACGTAACCCGAGACCCAGCTGGGGGTCCTTTCCCTGAAAGTCAGGGCAACAACTGGGAATGTTATACCCTCCGGAGACGCCAGGGTTGGCGATAACCCAAATTCCGGGGAAGCCACAGCTGCCCGTCGGACACTTGGAACAGTGGTCGTTACTAAGATTTTGGTTGTCTTTGTAATCCGTGATTTGGATGAAAGTCCAGGAACCATCGTTACCTGTCACCAGCAGAGGTTCGCTCACTTCATGGCCAGTGACAGGGTCGGGGTGGGCACCTGTAAGGTCCTTAAAGAGTTGAAAGTTCGCCGCGATATTGTTACATCCCTGGGTAAATGCCACGCAAAAGTTAACAGCGTTGAGGCCGCCAGGCCAACAGGGAAAGCCCACCGAAATATGCTGCTCTGCCCTCGCAAAAGTTAGAATGTCGGTACCAACGTCTGCATAGTTAGGGTCAGTGACATTGTCGTAGGTTATCTGACGTGGCGTACCTCCCCCGCCGCCACCGCCTCCTCCACCGCCTCCTCCACCGCCTCCGCCACCGCCTCCGCCACCGCCTCCGCCGCCAGCACCCCCACCACCGCCGCCAGAGCCGGGGTAAAGCCAAACCAAGAGCAGCGCGGGATCAGGGTAGGCTTCGGAGCGAGCATTCATATCGGTTGCGCCGCGCAGCAGGAAATGTACGTATTCGATGGCGGACCGGGCGGTTTGTCGCGCCTCCACCTGAAACCGTTGCCGCTCGGCGGACTCGCGGGTACGGAACAACAGTTGGGCCCCGGCAACCAAGATGATCACCAGGATAACCAAGGTCACGAGCGCCTCTATGAGCGTAAAGCCGCGTACCCAGCCGCCCGTTCGCGCTCTACTTGGGGAGTTGCGCCACATACCTGACTCCTTTGGCCGCAATGGCCATTCCAAGGTACCTAAGTCCTGTTTCCCGCGGATAGGCCCTTACCGTAACAAGCCAAAACTGCCCCTCATCGGTGATTTCGTAACGCAAATCGTAGCGGGCGCTGGCGCTGTCGGCATCAACTACCCGAAACAGCGGCTCGCCCCAGCAGGCGTCAGTGGGGTCGTTGGGAATGGATACTTCCCCTGGGGTGATATTGGAGAAATCGATGCCGCAAGCGGGAATGGGAACTGCCACATTCCGCTGGCGATAAATCGCGTACATGTACCGAATGCTTTCCGCCACCCGCTGGGCCCTGTATTGCAAGTCGGTGCGTGCCAACGAGCCCATATTGGCCAGATAGCTCATGGTGAACATTTCCAAAATCGCCAGGGCCACAAAAAGCAAGATGGCCAAGGCCACCAACACCTCAACGAGCGTCATTCCCTTTTGAGCCTTCCTCTTCATGACGCCACGCACCCGCGCCGTCATGGCCACCTCCTTCCAAGTAGTCTAAGCAAACTCTGTGCCACATTGACTAGTCCTAAGAAACCAAATAATTTGCTCTGCTTCACGAACGGCCGTGAAGGGTGAGTATGATGGTAATCTTGCTGAGTCTGTGACTTTCGGGAACACCGGGCACCTCTTCGTGGTCCCATGTTGGATGTAGTATAAAGCACACCGTGACGACGGCGGTAACAGGGGGCAAGGGGGCAAGTTGGGGTTTCTTCGGCACCGGTCTCCTCTACCTGGTGCTTACCCTCTGGGCTCTGGAGGACTTCCCGCCTTACTTTTTTTGTGATGAAGCGGTGAGCGCAAACTGGGCCGAGCACCTCCTGCAGCATGGTTTTCGGGGGGCAAACAGGGAACTGCTTCCCGCGTTCTTCCCGAACGGCGGGCGCTTCAACTTGGGAACTTCAGTTTACCTCCTTATGCCCCTGGTTGCCGTGTTTGGAAGATCGGTGGTGCTCTCTAGGGCTGCCACCGGCTTTGTGACGTTGGTGACCCTTTCGGTTTTGGCTCTAGGGTTAAGACGTGGGTTCGGGCTTTCCCTTTGGTGGTTGGTGCCGCTGTGGGCTTTAGTGCATCCTGTGTGGTTTCTCCATTCCCGAACGGGGTTCGAAATTTCACTTTCGGTGGGCTTTTTCGCGGCCTTCCTTGGTCTTGCCGTGATGTTTCTTTCCGGCAGAGATGGGGCGCTCCCGCTATGCCTCAGCATGGCAGCGTTGAGTTTTTACGCCCATGCGGCGGCTCGGGTGGTTGTGCCGCTTTCGGTTGTGGGGTTGTTTGTGAGTTGGTGGTTTTCTTCTCCGCGACCGTGCATTCGGTGGCGGTGGGTAGGGGCGGTAACGCTTTTGTGGGCACTACCCTTTGCTCGTTACTTGCTCAACCATCCGAGCGAACAAACCTCGCAGCTGGCCCTGCTTGGGTCCTTTTGGTCTAAGAATCTGCCCCTTGACGCCCGTTTTCAGGAGGCCCTGGCGAGCTACATGAGCGCTTGGTCTCCCCGCTTTTGGCTTGCGTCCGACGTCCATCCCCTGCGCCATGTCCTGCCAGGAATGGGGCTTTTGCAGCCGGTAGCCCTGGTTTTCGCGGGCTTGGGCCTGGGGGTAGCCTTGAGGCGAACCGTGAGAGGTTCGCACGCTGCAGGCTACCGGTTTTTGACGGTAACCCTCCTTTTTGCTCCGGCTGCAGCGCTGGTGTTGGCCCCGGGGGTTACCAGGCAAATGTTTGCTTTACCTGTATTGGCAGCGCTTTCCGTGGTGGGAAGCAGTTGGATCCGGGAGCAAATGGCCGAAGCGGCTCGCACCGCGTTCGTTGCGACGTTGTTGGCTTTCCTCATAATTGGGTGTGTGTGGCTTTTGCTGCGGGCTTGGGTGGTAGGTCCACCCCTTGATGCCGACTATGGGTACTACGGCTACCAATGGGGGGCGCCCCAGGTATTCCGAGAAATCAAGACGCTCCTTCAGTCCGCAGCCAATAGCACGGTCATGCTTTCGCCCAACTGTGGCAACAGCTACGAGGAACACGTGGCTTTTTTTCTTGGGCAGGAGCCCCGGTTGCAGTGGGCCTCTTTTGAGTGGTTGACCACTTACGTTCGGACGTGGCCCCCGGAGGCCGTTTTTGTCTTTCCCTACGACGAGTTTCAGCGGGTGCGGGCGAGCCCCAAGTTTGCAAAGCCGGGGCTTGTGACCGTGCTTTACGACCCGAGCGGTAAACCGGCGTTTGCGTTCTTTCGCTTGCGCTACTCGCCGGAAGCGTCAACCCTGATAGCTCGGGAAATCGAGGAGCGCCGCCAGCCGGTCCGGGCTTCCCTTATCCTTTCGGGCGAGAACGTGGAGGTCTGGCACAGCTTTTTGGATATTGGTCCGGTGGAGAACGCTTTTGACGGTAACAAAAGTACCCTCATTCGCACCATGGAAGCCAATCCCCTGCGCCTCGACCTGCATTTTCCCACTATCCGTAAGTTTGCCCAAGCTTCCCTGCTCATTGGGGCAGGCAAAACAGGGGTCCGGGTTTACAGTCAGGTGGGCAACGCTTGGGAGCTTACCGGAGAGGCAACTTACCCATCGGCTTCAGGAAACAGAAATGTGGTCCTCGCCCTTCGCCCGGTGCCATCCCAAGCTGTGCGGGTGGAAGTTGAAGACCTTGCCAGGAAGGGGGAGCTTTCCAACGTTCACCTCTGGGAGTTGCGCCTGACGGAGGCCGGGGGACATGAGTAACCAAGGGAAAGCCCCGGACGCCAAGTTTCAACCACTTCTTCTTATTGTTGGCTTCGTTTCTTGCCTTATCGGGCAATGCTTTCTTTCGTTCTGGCGAGCTCCGCTTCTGGCGTTACCGTTTTGGCTTATGGGCTTGGTGCTGTGGTTGCGCTTCGCGCCGACCCTGAGGCTTGCGCTGGCCCCCGGTGCCGAAGCACAACCGCCGTTCCGTTGTCGCTGGCCTTTTCTGGTTCTTGCGCTGCTTGCGGCTGCCTGGGCTTTTTTTCTCTTCCGTAACCACCAGTTTACCGTGTTCAACACCGGTCTTTGGCTAGCCGCCACGGTCCTTGGCGCACTGGCATTTTGGGGCAAGGGGGAGCGGCAGGCCAGGATTCGCCAAGGCGGTTGGTCGTGGCTTGTAGTTTTTGCTCTTTTTGTCCTGGCAGTTGTATTCCAGTTTTCCTCCCTGGATCAAATCCCTGCCAACCCTTGGAGCGATCACACCGAAAAGCTTGAAGACATCCACGACCTGGCCGAAGGCCAATATGCGGTTTTTTTTCCAAGAAACACCGGGCGTGAGGCTTTTCAGTTTTACTGGACCTATTTGGTTGGGCTCGCCTTCGGGACCGGCGTGAGCTTTTACTCGCTCAAGCTGGGGACTGCTCTTCTTGGTGTGATGACTTCGGCTTTCGTTTTCCTTCTGGCCCGCGTCCTCGGAGGCCCCCGGTTGGCTTTGGCAGCACTTTACATTTACGCCATTGCTTTTTGGCCCAACATCTTAAGCCGCATTGGACTGCGGTTTCCGCTATATCCTCTTTTCACCGCTGCGTTTTTGTTTTTTCTTTTCCGAGCGCTCAGCCAACAAAGACAAAGTGATTGGGTTTTTGCTGGGATTTCCCTGGGATTAGGTCTTCACGGCTACAGCCCATTTCGAGTTGTGCCGCTACTCGCCGTTTTGCTGGTGCTTGGGTTTTACGTTTTCCATCGGTGCGAACTCAATGCGCGACGGGCTGCGGCTCGGATTGCAGGGCTTGCCTTCTTGGCTTTTTTGGTTTTTTT
This region of Thermoanaerobaculum aquaticum genomic DNA includes:
- a CDS encoding pilus assembly PilX family protein; the protein is MNSQRGAALITVLLVMLVLTALGIAVSLIMTSEDRISSRQDLQKLALYAAEAGLRRGEETLLGYTVDQANGLLQYASSTPEAWRETPSTPQHPDYTDLGSWDGLHLGTYLRTADGTELSNVPVVLTGAKGLPAFFSVFVRNNPTDPSKQPTTNGDLVIRLVAVGWVASSADPNAPFSGRGVRAVKILEEEYSFEGQSSPSNMAQKNVNQQGTGSIVYSPPGT
- a CDS encoding type II secretion system protein; amino-acid sequence: MTARVRGVMKRKAQKGMTLVEVLVALAILLFVALAILEMFTMSYLANMGSLARTDLQYRAQRVAESIRYMYAIYRQRNVAVPIPACGIDFSNITPGEVSIPNDPTDACWGEPLFRVVDADSASARYDLRYEITDEGQFWLVTVRAYPRETGLRYLGMAIAAKGVRYVAQLPK
- a CDS encoding glycosyltransferase family 39 protein, with protein sequence MGLVLWLRFAPTLRLALAPGAEAQPPFRCRWPFLVLALLAAAWAFFLFRNHQFTVFNTGLWLAATVLGALAFWGKGERQARIRQGGWSWLVVFALFVLAVVFQFSSLDQIPANPWSDHTEKLEDIHDLAEGQYAVFFPRNTGREAFQFYWTYLVGLAFGTGVSFYSLKLGTALLGVMTSAFVFLLARVLGGPRLALAALYIYAIAFWPNILSRIGLRFPLYPLFTAAFLFFLFRALSQQRQSDWVFAGISLGLGLHGYSPFRVVPLLAVLLVLGFYVFHRCELNARRAAARIAGLAFLAFLVFLPLARFAWDRPDLFWYRATTRWASAERPLVQNPLATFAHNVVRALAMFNWDEGELFAISVPHRPALDAVTATLFLLGVAMALRNVLRQRSFVELALLVGLVVLQLPSTLSLAFPNENPAPNRAGAAAIPAIILAAWAASMLWKEVSGLGGRRRILAFGLLLGLAVFSAVENWTMVMRYGANNRLEQFDTPAMAAVIEDFLKKGGSIQDVHIVRVPHWVDTRLPALLAGIPHRDLGVDREELRQILVRPTSKLLFVKDDDQETQELLKAAAFRGATRGTNVPGRHFWVFTSVYDHPRPKD